A window from Bombus fervidus isolate BK054 chromosome 12, iyBomFerv1, whole genome shotgun sequence encodes these proteins:
- the Cht7 gene encoding chitinase 7, translating to MVSTSRTTCCWLLLVCLIVLLGTLDNAEGTRKRFRRPATAAPSISSDQEVSASVNRFKVTRNRINNKNKKNEIQTGKPEDYKLVCYYTNWSQYRTKIGKFLPEDIQPDLCTHIIFAFGWLKKNKLTSFESNDETKDGKTGLYERIVNLKKASPSLKVLLAIGGWSFGTQKFKDMSSTRYARQTFIYSAISYLRDRNFDGLDIDWEYPKGGDDKKNYVLLLKELREAFEAEAQEKKMPRLLLTAAVPVGPDNVKSGYDVPAVASYLDFINLMAYDFHGKWERETGHNAPLYASSLDSEWQKQLSVDNAASMWVRLGAPKEKLIIGMPTYGRSFTLSNVSNFRVHAPASGGGKAGEYTKESGFLAYYEICEMLQNGAAYVWDDEMKVPYLVQNEQWVGFDDEKSIRGKMDWLKSKGYGGAMVWTVDMDDFNGTVCGGNVKYPLIGAMREELLGISRGPSAKDVDWSAVASTISESILKKPEPYKILVSDVINKAKKLQKPTTQLVVSPPTNERAAQSMCYLTNWSHRRPGAGKFVPEDIDPTLCTHIVYSFATLKNYLLAEESEKDTEMYERLIALRNKNPDIKILLAIGGWAFGSTPFKELTSNTFRMNQFVYEAIEFLREYKFDGLDVDWEYPRGGDDRAAYVNLLKELRLAFEGEANSSGQPKLILSAAVPASFEAIAAGYDVPEISKYLDFINVMTYDFHGQWERQVGHNSPLYPLESATSYQKKLTVDYSAREWVKQGAPKEKLMIGMPTYGRSFTLVDKEKFDIGAPASGGGIAGNFTNEAGFLSSYEICTFLSEENTTLVWDSEQQVPFAYREDQWVGFDDERSLINKMQWLKEEGFGGIMIWSVDMDDFRGSCGAGKYPLIKAMMKELRDYKVKLEYDGPYESHLRNGRYTTKDPNEVSCDEEDNHISYHPDKNDCTMYYMCEGERKHHMPCPVNLVFNPNENVCDWPENVDGCVQHTQAPPV from the exons GTGTCGACTAGCAGAACGACCTGTTGTTGGCTGCTGCTCGTCTGCTTGATCGTACTTCTCGGAACTCTCGACAATGCAGAAG GTACAAGAAAAAGATTTCGCAGACCGGCAACCGCCGCCCCATCGATCTCGAGCGATCAGGAAGTCTCAGCAAGCGTGAACAGATTCAAGGTCACGCGAAATCGTATCAATAATAAGAACAAGAAGAATGAAATTCAGACTGGTAAACCGGAGGACTACAAG CTTGTATGTTACTATACAAACTGGTCTCAATACCGGACGAAAATTGGGAAATTTTTACCCGAAGACATACAACCGGACTTGTGTACGCACATCATATTCGCCTTCGGTTGGTTGAAGAAGAACAAGCTGACCAGCTTCGAGTCGaacgacgaaacgaaagatGGAAAAACTGGATTATACGAACGAATCGTGAATTTAAAGAAGGCTAGTCCCTCTTTGAAAGTTTTACTTGCGATTG GTGGATGGTCGTTCGGCACTCAAAAATTCAAAGACATGTCCTCGACGAGGTACGCAAGGCAAACCTTCATATACAGTGCCATTTCGTATTTGCGTGATCGAAATTTCGATGGCCTCGACATCGACTGGGAATATCCGAAAGGAGGAGACGACAAGAAGAACTACGTTCTTCTGTTGAAAG aGCTTCGAGAAGCGTTCGAAGCTGAAGCTCAGGAGAAGAAAATGCCGAGACTTCTTTTAACAGCTGCTGTACCGGTTGGTCCTGACAATGTGAAAAGTGGATACGATGTACCAGCAGTTGCTAG CTACCTAGACTTCATCAACCTGATGGCATACGATTTCCACGGGAAATGGGAGCGAGAGACGGGTCACAACGCACCCTTGTACGCTTCTTCGTTAGATTCCGAATGGCAGAAACAGCTTAGTGTGGATAATGCAGCCTCCATGTGGGTCCGTTTGGGTGCCCCTAAAGAGAAACTGATCATCGGCATGCCGACCTATGGCCGATCTTTCACTCTCTCGAACGTCTCCAATTTCCGTGTTCATGCACCTGCCAGTGGCGGTGGCAAGGCTGGCGAATACACCAAGGAATCCGGCTTTCTTGCCTATTACGAG ATCTGCGAGATGTTACAAAACGGTGCAGCTTATGTCTGGGACGACGAGATGAAAGTACCATACTTGGTGCAGAACGAGCAGTGGGTGGGTTTCGACGACGAGAAATCTATTCGAGGCAAAATGGACTGGCTGAAGAGCAAAGGTTACGGCGGTGCCATGGTGTGGACGGTCGATATGGATGACTTCAACGGCACGGTTTGCGGTGGAAATGTCAAGTACCCCTTAATCGGAGCGATGAGGGAGGAATTGCTCGGAATATCAAGAGGTCCAAGTGCCAAGGACGTCGATTGGAGCGCCGTGGCCAGCACTATATCTGAAAGCATCTTGAAAAAGCCAGAACCTTACAAGATATTGGTCTCTGATGTTATCAACAAGGCGAAGAAACTTCAAAAACCGACAACGCAACTCGTCGTTAGTCCACCCACCAATG AAAGGGCAGCTCAATCAATGTGCTACCTAACAAATTGGTCGCACAGAAGACCTGGAGCTGGAAAATTTGTACCGGAAGACATCGATCCGACTCTCTGCACACATATAGTCTATTCGTTCGCAACCTTGAAAAATTACCTGCTTGCAGAAGAAAGCGAGAAGGACACGGAGATGTATGAACGATTGATCGCTCTGCGAAATAAGAATCCTGACATTAAG ATATTATTGGCGATCGGTGGTTGGGCTTTTGGATCAACCCCGTTCAAAGAACTGACCAGTAATACTTTCCGTATGAATCAATTCGTTTATGAAGCCATCGAGTTTCTCAGAGAATACAAATTCGATGGCCTAGACGTTGATTGGGAATATCCACg gGGTGGTGACGACCGAGCAGCCTATGTGAATCTTTTGAAGGAACTTCGACTGGCATTCGAGGGTGAAGCAAATAGTTCTGGACAACCAAAATTAATCTTATCAGCCGCGGTACCGGCTAGTTTTGAGGCTATTGCTGCAGG GTACGATGTACCAGAAATATCTAAGTATCTGGACTTCATTAACGTGATGACGTACGATTTTCACGGCCAGTGGGAGAGACAAGTTGGTCATAATAGTCCTCTGTATCCTTTGGAAAGTGCTACCAGTTACCAGAAAAAATTGACAGTG GATTACAGTGCAAGGGAATGGGTGAAACAAGGTGCCCCAAAGGAGAAATTAATGATCGGTATGCCAACTTATGGCAGATCCTTCACATTAGTGGACAAAGAGAAATTCGACATCGGAGCCCCAGCCTCAGGAGGTGGAATAGCTGGCAATTTCACCAACGAAGCCGGATTCCTCTCGTCTTACGAG ATTTGTACCTTCCTCAGTGAAGAGAACACCACGCTAGTATGGGATAGTGAGCAGCAAGTTCCTTTCGCGTACAGAGAAGATCAGTGGGTTGGATTCGATGACGAAAGAAGCCTTATAAATAAG ATGCAATGGCTCAAAGAAGAAGGCTTTGGAGGTATAATGATCTGGTCGGTGGATATGGATGACTTCAGAGGAAGTTGCGGAGCTGGAAAGTATCCATTAATCAAAGCTATGATGAAAGAGCTACGAGATTATAAAGTGAAATTGGAATACGATGGTCCTTACGAATCTCATTTGAGGAATGGGAGGTACACCACCAAAGATC CGAATGAGGTAAGCTGTGATGAAGAAGACAACCACATATCTTATCATCCTGACAAGAACGATTGCACTATGTACTATATGTGTGAGGGCGAAAGGAAGCATCACATGCCCTGTCCGGTAAATCTGGTATTTAATCCCAATGAAAATGTTTGCGATTGGCCTGAGAACGTTGACGGGTGCGTACAACACACACAGGCACCACcagtgtaa